One region of Brachybacterium saurashtrense genomic DNA includes:
- a CDS encoding YeiH family protein: protein MSAAERTGAAASAAAGHGTAAVTGTAEGTGTGDGTGGAPSPRAGLGWTAAGLVIVVGLAGLVSVLTDQVPALTEGTGFGRIARSIEYPVYAIALGFAANAVLSVTGVRRRMAAAFRTELFIKVGLVLLGASVNFAVVVRAAGPAVLQAVLLITVVFAFTWWFAGLLGVDDRLRALLASALSICGVSAAVAAAGAVEAKKEQLAYTATLVIVFAVPAIFLLPWLAGLMGLSPAVTGAWIGGNIDTTAAVTAAGAVAGEQPLQIASIVKVTQNALLGVVAVLLTLYFSVKVAGDAAGGARRFGDRRSLAMLWQRFPKFVLGFLLASVVATVLAESMPAALLEPRQDAAKELQVWALTLAFVSIGLEFDAGSIKEAGWKPIAVFAAATLVNLVVGLGLAVLLFRGFTF, encoded by the coding sequence GTGAGCGCCGCGGAGCGCACCGGCGCCGCCGCGAGCGCCGCCGCCGGACACGGCACCGCCGCAGTGACCGGCACCGCAGAGGGGACCGGCACCGGCGACGGGACGGGCGGTGCCCCGTCCCCGCGGGCGGGGCTCGGGTGGACGGCGGCGGGCCTGGTGATCGTGGTGGGCCTCGCCGGGCTCGTCTCGGTGCTCACCGACCAGGTGCCGGCGCTCACCGAGGGCACCGGCTTCGGCAGGATCGCGAGGTCCATCGAGTACCCCGTGTACGCGATCGCCCTCGGCTTCGCCGCCAACGCCGTGCTCTCGGTGACCGGGGTGCGCCGGCGCATGGCCGCCGCGTTCCGCACCGAGCTGTTCATCAAGGTGGGCCTGGTGCTGCTGGGGGCGAGCGTGAACTTCGCCGTGGTGGTGCGGGCCGCCGGGCCCGCCGTGCTGCAGGCGGTGCTGCTGATCACCGTGGTGTTCGCGTTCACCTGGTGGTTCGCGGGCCTGCTCGGCGTGGACGACAGGCTCCGGGCGCTGCTCGCCTCGGCGCTGTCCATCTGCGGCGTCTCCGCCGCCGTGGCCGCGGCGGGCGCGGTCGAGGCGAAGAAGGAGCAGCTGGCGTACACCGCCACCCTGGTGATCGTCTTCGCGGTGCCGGCGATCTTCCTGCTGCCGTGGCTGGCCGGCCTGATGGGCCTCTCCCCCGCCGTGACCGGAGCCTGGATCGGCGGCAACATCGACACCACCGCCGCGGTCACCGCGGCCGGCGCGGTCGCCGGCGAGCAGCCGCTGCAGATCGCCTCGATCGTGAAGGTCACCCAGAACGCCCTGCTGGGCGTGGTCGCCGTGCTGCTCACCCTCTACTTCTCCGTCAAGGTCGCGGGCGATGCCGCCGGGGGCGCGCGCCGGTTCGGCGACCGACGCTCGCTGGCGATGCTCTGGCAGCGCTTCCCGAAGTTCGTGCTCGGCTTCCTGCTCGCCTCGGTCGTGGCCACCGTGCTGGCGGAGTCGATGCCCGCCGCGCTGCTCGAGCCGCGCCAGGACGCGGCCAAGGAGCTGCAGGTCTGGGCGCTCACCCTCGCCTTCGTCTCGATCGGCCTGGAGTTCGACGCGGGCAGCATCAAGGAGGCGGGCTGGAAGCCGATCGCGGTGTTCGCCGCCGCCACCCTCGTGAACCTGGTGGTGGGCCTGGGACTCGCCGTGCTCCTCTTCCGCGGATTCACCTTCTGA
- a CDS encoding mismatch-specific DNA-glycosylase → MNARRPSPLAGRRPTRQELAAFATEDPDAIDDVLPDPEHGETLRLLIVGINPGLWTAAVNAPFARPGNRFWPSLHRAGLTARAVDASYGLDPADERDLRERGIGITNLLGRATARADELGREELREAGRRLVARMDTLRPRTVAIAGITAFRLAYDLPRARLGRQDPALVPGWPAEVALHVVPQPSGLNAHATVDSLAEDWRAVADSAGVRRANGA, encoded by the coding sequence ATGAACGCCCGCCGCCCCTCCCCGCTGGCCGGCCGCCGGCCCACCCGGCAGGAGCTGGCCGCCTTCGCCACCGAGGATCCGGACGCGATCGACGACGTCCTCCCGGACCCGGAGCACGGCGAGACCCTGCGCCTGCTGATCGTGGGGATCAACCCCGGCCTCTGGACCGCCGCGGTCAACGCCCCCTTCGCCCGGCCCGGCAACCGCTTCTGGCCCTCGCTGCACCGGGCCGGGCTCACCGCCCGCGCGGTGGACGCCTCCTACGGCCTCGACCCCGCCGACGAGCGGGACCTGCGCGAACGCGGCATCGGGATCACGAACCTCCTGGGCCGGGCCACGGCGCGCGCGGACGAGCTCGGCCGGGAGGAGCTGCGCGAGGCCGGCCGCCGACTCGTGGCACGGATGGACACCCTGCGCCCCCGCACCGTCGCGATCGCCGGCATCACCGCCTTCCGCCTGGCCTACGACCTCCCCCGCGCCCGGCTGGGCCGGCAGGATCCGGCGCTGGTTCCGGGCTGGCCGGCGGAGGTCGCACTGCACGTGGTCCCCCAGCCCAGCGGTCTGAACGCGCACGCCACGGTCGACTCCCTCGCCGAGGACTGGCGGGCGGTGGCCGACAGCGCGGGTGTCCGGCGCGCGAACGGGGCCTGA
- a CDS encoding Vms1/Ankzf1 family peptidyl-tRNA hydrolase has translation MKLPWLTPVLDRHGPLVSVHLDTTRTDPSAASELEARWAQMRSRLAADGTPSALLAEIEESVLTPSPLGGRHGRSVFASDDGILVDRVLPAPPLHESAHRGEFPQLLPLLQLIPFAVSQLLVVVDRAGADLHLRAPENPSIAHGPNGLGEDATVEGGHDVLHKASVGGGPQHGWRADNFEARVEDSWERNADAVAEAVERVLRTRNVDMVMVSGDVRALGLLRDALGRETRERLIEVSGGSRGAPLDRGPFREEIGRATEEFIAGRQRDLAERFHESQARDGASVGGAAEVSQALARGQVEELVFVSGHEPAGIEELLRAALATDAAVSALREETARIPEGVGALLRWRDGTTPSNSIGSMSGDSRRE, from the coding sequence GTGAAACTGCCCTGGCTCACGCCCGTCCTCGACCGCCACGGTCCCCTCGTCTCGGTGCATCTCGACACCACGCGCACCGATCCCTCGGCGGCCTCCGAGCTCGAGGCACGGTGGGCGCAGATGCGCTCCCGGCTCGCGGCCGACGGCACTCCGTCGGCCCTGCTCGCCGAGATCGAGGAGTCCGTGCTGACCCCCTCGCCTCTCGGAGGCCGCCACGGGCGCTCGGTGTTCGCCTCCGACGACGGGATCCTCGTGGACCGGGTGCTGCCGGCGCCGCCGCTGCACGAATCCGCCCACCGCGGCGAGTTCCCGCAGCTGCTGCCGCTGCTGCAGCTGATCCCGTTCGCCGTGAGCCAGCTGCTGGTGGTGGTGGACCGCGCGGGAGCGGACCTGCACCTGAGGGCGCCGGAGAACCCCTCGATCGCGCACGGACCGAACGGGCTCGGCGAGGACGCGACGGTGGAGGGCGGCCACGACGTCCTGCACAAGGCGAGCGTGGGCGGAGGGCCGCAGCACGGCTGGCGGGCCGACAACTTCGAGGCCCGGGTGGAGGACTCCTGGGAGCGCAACGCCGACGCCGTGGCCGAGGCGGTCGAGCGGGTCCTGCGCACGCGGAACGTCGACATGGTGATGGTCAGCGGGGACGTGCGGGCGCTGGGACTGCTCCGCGACGCCCTGGGGCGGGAGACCCGTGAGCGGCTGATCGAGGTCTCCGGCGGCTCCCGCGGCGCCCCGCTGGACCGGGGCCCGTTCCGCGAGGAGATCGGCCGCGCCACCGAGGAGTTCATCGCGGGGCGGCAGCGCGACCTCGCCGAGCGGTTCCACGAGAGCCAGGCCCGCGACGGCGCCTCCGTCGGCGGCGCGGCAGAGGTCTCCCAGGCCCTCGCCCGCGGCCAGGTCGAGGAGCTGGTGTTCGTCAGCGGGCACGAGCCAGCCGGCATCGAGGAGCTGCTGCGCGCCGCACTCGCCACCGACGCCGCCGTGTCCGCACTGCGCGAGGAGACCGCGAGGATCCCCGAGGGCGTGGGGGCGCTGCTGCGCTGGCGCGACGGGACCACGCCGTCCAACAGCATCGGGTCGATGTCCGGCGACTCCCGGCGGGAGTGA